A stretch of the Capsicum annuum cultivar UCD-10X-F1 chromosome 10, UCD10Xv1.1, whole genome shotgun sequence genome encodes the following:
- the LOC107852444 gene encoding uncharacterized protein LOC107852444 isoform X3 yields MPESHHFSTYVAPAWVDEPNPQSYCYMPYRDLTCTLRLSFGSAEFGDVATQDLVCTTSSIPVQTPKMVPQTVAELPSDRKIPDLAASVVQDASHGPIDVMEETRVPAHMKNRKSKHCADPVAAIKRRDNRDGYYDTHGGLRPRESI; encoded by the exons ATGCCCGAGTCCCATCATTTCTCGACATATGTTGCACCTGCTTGGGTTGATGAACCCAACCCACAGTCATATTGTTACATGCCCTATCGAGACTTGACATGCACTCTACGTTTGAGTTTTGGCTCCGCAGAGTTTGGAGATGTTGCG ACTCAGGATTTGGTTTGCACCACGTCATCCATTCCGGTTCAAACCCCCAAAATGGTTCCCCAGACAGTCGCAGAGCTTCCCTCTGACAGGAAG ATTCCAGATTTAGCAGCTTCTGTTGTTCAGGATGCATCTCATGGACCAATAGATGTGATGGAGGAGACACGG GTTCCGGCACATATGAAGAATCGTAAAAGCAAACATTGTGCTGATCCGGTTGCTGCTATAAAGAGGAGAGACAACAGGGATGGATACTATGATACGCATGGGGGGCTTAGGCCGCGGGAGTCGATATGA
- the LOC107852444 gene encoding uncharacterized protein LOC107852444 isoform X2, whose amino-acid sequence MPESHHFSTYVAPAWVDEPNPQSYCYMPYRDLTCTLRLSFGSAEFGDVAQTQDLVCTTSSIPVQTPKMVPQTVAELPSDRKIPDLAASVVQDASHGPIDVMEETRVPAHMKNRKSKHCADPVAAIKRRDNRDGYYDTHGGLRPRESI is encoded by the exons ATGCCCGAGTCCCATCATTTCTCGACATATGTTGCACCTGCTTGGGTTGATGAACCCAACCCACAGTCATATTGTTACATGCCCTATCGAGACTTGACATGCACTCTACGTTTGAGTTTTGGCTCCGCAGAGTTTGGAGATGTTGCG CAGACTCAGGATTTGGTTTGCACCACGTCATCCATTCCGGTTCAAACCCCCAAAATGGTTCCCCAGACAGTCGCAGAGCTTCCCTCTGACAGGAAG ATTCCAGATTTAGCAGCTTCTGTTGTTCAGGATGCATCTCATGGACCAATAGATGTGATGGAGGAGACACGG GTTCCGGCACATATGAAGAATCGTAAAAGCAAACATTGTGCTGATCCGGTTGCTGCTATAAAGAGGAGAGACAACAGGGATGGATACTATGATACGCATGGGGGGCTTAGGCCGCGGGAGTCGATATGA